One stretch of Flavobacterium sp. 9 DNA includes these proteins:
- the moaA gene encoding GTP 3',8-cyclase MoaA, whose protein sequence is MMPSKTILTDDFGRKHNYLRISLLEKCNLRCTYCMPADGIALSPKASLMTADEIFDLAQIFVENGVDKIRLTGGEPLLRKDFPEIVSKLSTLNTSLSITTNGILIDRHIDVLKQSNIKKINLSLDTLVASKFNSITLRNQFEKVIDNMHLLLNNDFRVKVNVVLIKGFNDNEIIDFIKLTQFLPISIRFIEFMPFAGNEWDRSKMVSQNEVLSKIEESFTLDKIQKLEDEKNFTARTYKIKDFQGDFGIISSITNPFCDGCNRIRLTANGKIKNCLFSHSETDLLTPFRNGESITNLISESIKNKKKIRSGMVSISEMDDPKLHFDNRSMIAIGG, encoded by the coding sequence ATGATGCCATCTAAAACCATTTTAACGGATGATTTTGGACGAAAACACAATTATTTGCGTATTTCGTTGTTAGAAAAATGCAATTTGCGTTGTACATATTGCATGCCTGCTGACGGAATCGCATTGTCTCCAAAAGCCAGTTTAATGACAGCTGACGAGATTTTTGATTTGGCCCAAATTTTCGTAGAAAATGGTGTAGATAAAATAAGATTAACAGGCGGAGAACCTTTGTTAAGAAAGGATTTCCCTGAGATTGTATCTAAATTATCGACTTTAAATACTTCGCTTTCAATTACTACAAATGGTATTTTGATTGATCGTCATATTGATGTTTTGAAGCAATCCAATATTAAAAAAATCAACTTAAGTTTAGATACTTTAGTTGCTTCCAAGTTTAATTCTATAACGCTAAGAAATCAGTTTGAGAAAGTAATTGATAATATGCATTTACTTCTCAATAATGATTTTCGTGTAAAAGTAAATGTGGTTTTAATAAAAGGGTTTAATGATAATGAAATAATTGATTTTATTAAATTAACTCAGTTTTTACCTATTTCAATTCGTTTTATAGAGTTTATGCCTTTTGCAGGAAACGAGTGGGACAGAAGTAAAATGGTATCGCAAAATGAAGTCTTATCAAAAATAGAGGAATCTTTTACACTGGATAAAATTCAAAAATTGGAAGATGAAAAAAACTTCACAGCCAGAACTTATAAAATAAAAGACTTTCAAGGAGATTTCGGGATTATCAGTTCGATTACAAATCCGTTTTGTGATGGTTGTAACCGAATCCGCTTGACGGCAAATGGAAAAATTAAAAATTGTCTTTTTTCGCATTCCGAGACAGATTTACTAACACCTTTTAGAAACGGTGAATCTATCACAAATTTGATTTCAGAATCTATAAAAAACAAGAAAAAAATCAGATCCGGAATGGTTAGTATTTCTGAAATGGATGATCCAAAACTTCATTTTGATAATCGCAGTATGATTGCGATTGGTGGGTAA
- the moaCB gene encoding bifunctional molybdenum cofactor biosynthesis protein MoaC/MoaB, translating to MVDITHKISTLRAATATAIVKVSKQETIDAVVNNLVPKGNVLEMAKTAGLFAVKNTHLSIPDCHPIPIEFTSVEYKIEGLTIEIIFNVKTVYKTGVEVEAMHGASIVALTMYDMLKPIDKEIEISTIKLISKEGGKSSFKNKFPNVIKAAVFVCSDSIFAGDKEDRSGKIIVEKLTSYGVEAAHYEIIPDEFDIIQEKTKAFAKEHQLIIFTGGTGLSPRDVTPEALAPLLESRIPGIEEVIRDYGQQRMPYAMLSRTVAGTLGKSLVLALPGSTNGARESMDAVFPHVMHVFHILKGKNHDAI from the coding sequence ATGGTTGATATTACGCATAAAATAAGCACTTTAAGAGCCGCAACAGCAACGGCAATTGTCAAAGTTAGTAAACAGGAAACAATTGATGCTGTGGTAAATAATCTTGTGCCAAAAGGGAATGTGCTTGAAATGGCGAAAACCGCTGGATTATTTGCAGTGAAAAATACCCATTTATCGATTCCGGATTGTCATCCCATTCCAATTGAATTTACTTCGGTAGAATATAAAATTGAAGGTTTAACAATTGAGATTATTTTCAATGTAAAGACAGTTTACAAAACCGGAGTTGAGGTTGAAGCAATGCACGGCGCATCAATTGTTGCGTTGACGATGTATGATATGTTGAAACCAATTGATAAAGAAATTGAAATTTCGACTATTAAATTAATAAGTAAAGAGGGTGGGAAATCGTCTTTCAAAAATAAATTTCCAAACGTAATAAAAGCAGCAGTTTTTGTTTGCTCTGATTCAATTTTTGCAGGAGATAAAGAAGATCGTTCCGGAAAAATTATAGTTGAAAAATTAACTTCTTACGGAGTTGAAGCGGCGCATTATGAAATTATTCCTGATGAATTTGATATTATTCAGGAAAAAACAAAAGCTTTCGCCAAAGAGCATCAACTAATTATTTTTACCGGAGGAACGGGATTATCGCCAAGAGATGTTACGCCGGAAGCTTTGGCACCATTGCTTGAAAGCAGAATTCCTGGAATAGAAGAAGTGATTAGGGATTATGGACAGCAAAGAATGCCGTATGCGATGTTATCCAGAACAGTTGCAGGAACATTAGGAAAAAGTTTGGTTTTGGCTTTGCCAGGATCAACAAACGGAGCGAGAGAATCTATGGATGCTGTTTTTCCGCATGTAATGCATGTTTTTCATATTTTAAAAGGTAAAAATCATGATGCCATCTAA
- a CDS encoding molybdenum cofactor biosynthesis protein MoaE codes for MSKNVFVEGPISSEFIAESIAKHQSKHTIGAHNIFLGQVRADVIHDNTVVAIDYSAYTDMANEALHTIREKAFAKFDLTCMHIYHSLGVVKAGEICLFVFVSATRRKQVYEATEAIVNWIKTDVPIFGKEMFENDTFTWKQNNNG; via the coding sequence ATGAGTAAAAATGTATTTGTAGAAGGACCAATTTCTTCAGAATTTATTGCAGAATCGATTGCAAAACACCAATCAAAACACACGATTGGTGCGCACAATATTTTTTTAGGACAAGTTCGTGCTGATGTTATTCATGACAACACGGTTGTTGCGATTGATTATTCGGCATATACGGATATGGCAAACGAGGCTTTGCATACAATTCGTGAAAAAGCTTTTGCTAAATTCGACTTAACATGCATGCATATTTATCATAGTTTAGGCGTAGTAAAAGCAGGCGAAATTTGTTTGTTTGTATTTGTTTCGGCAACGCGACGTAAACAAGTTTATGAAGCTACGGAAGCAATCGTAAACTGGATAAAAACAGATGTACCGATTTTTGGAAAAGAAATGTTTGAAAACGATACATTCACCTGGAAACAAAACAATAATGGTTGA
- the moeB gene encoding HesA/MoeB/ThiF family protein yields MNTGERYNRQIILPEIGEIGQQKLTKAKVLIIGAGGLGSAILPYLAAAGVGEIGIVDDDVIEISNLHRQVIYKSSAVGKYKADEAKLMVSELNPLVKVHAIPERLSAKNAVSLFENYDIIVDATDNIAIKYLINDACIITNKPMVYGSIFRFQGQVSVFNYQNGPTYRCLYPDENTQSASCEDAGVIGISVGIIGMLQSNEVIKMILEIGEVLRGKILVYNILNNDQQKYDFEKNTDIVINKEVFDEKYNEAKNQVEEISVNEILKEIDNVEVLFLDVRNEDEVPKINFKNVIQIPLLNLENEIEKLDKNQTIYVFCQSGIRSKIAVELLQKHQFKNTKSIIGGALLLKQLLKKEIKV; encoded by the coding sequence ATGAATACAGGAGAACGCTATAATCGACAAATAATTCTTCCGGAAATTGGAGAAATCGGACAGCAGAAACTTACAAAAGCTAAGGTTTTAATTATCGGAGCCGGTGGTTTAGGTTCGGCTATATTGCCTTATTTGGCCGCTGCCGGTGTTGGTGAAATTGGAATTGTAGATGATGATGTTATTGAGATTTCAAACTTGCATAGACAGGTAATTTATAAGAGTTCAGCAGTTGGAAAATACAAAGCTGATGAAGCTAAATTAATGGTTTCTGAATTGAATCCTTTAGTGAAAGTTCATGCAATTCCTGAAAGATTATCGGCAAAAAATGCGGTTTCATTATTCGAAAATTATGATATTATTGTTGATGCAACAGATAATATTGCTATTAAATATTTGATTAATGATGCTTGTATAATTACAAACAAACCAATGGTTTATGGATCTATTTTTAGATTTCAAGGTCAGGTTTCGGTTTTTAATTATCAAAACGGACCAACTTACAGATGTTTGTATCCGGATGAAAATACACAATCTGCAAGTTGTGAAGATGCCGGAGTAATTGGGATTTCAGTTGGAATTATAGGAATGCTTCAATCCAATGAAGTTATCAAAATGATTTTGGAAATAGGAGAAGTTTTAAGGGGTAAAATATTGGTGTATAATATTTTAAATAATGATCAGCAAAAATATGATTTCGAAAAGAATACTGATATTGTAATAAATAAAGAAGTTTTTGACGAAAAATATAATGAAGCTAAAAATCAAGTAGAAGAAATTTCTGTGAATGAAATTTTGAAGGAAATTGATAATGTTGAAGTTCTTTTTTTGGATGTGAGAAACGAAGATGAAGTTCCAAAAATAAATTTCAAGAATGTAATTCAGATTCCACTTTTAAACTTAGAAAATGAAATTGAAAAATTGGATAAAAATCAAACAATTTATGTTTTCTGTCAATCTGGAATCAGAAGTAAAATTGCAGTTGAATTGCTTCAAAAACATCAATTTAAAAATACAAAAAGTATTATTGGCGGTGCTTTATTGTTGAAGCAGTTATTAAAAAAAGAAATAAAAGTTTGA
- a CDS encoding MoaD/ThiS family protein yields the protein MIEIKYFGAVAEKTKCEFEKVSFSDISLEELLQDLEKKYQFDSLSFSVAINQKIVPKGTGYKLQTSDIVALLPPFAGG from the coding sequence ATGATTGAAATTAAATATTTTGGAGCTGTCGCTGAAAAAACCAAATGCGAGTTTGAAAAAGTTTCTTTTTCAGATATATCATTGGAGGAATTATTGCAGGATTTAGAAAAGAAATACCAGTTTGATTCACTTTCATTTAGTGTGGCGATCAATCAAAAAATAGTACCAAAAGGAACAGGTTATAAGTTGCAAACAAGTGATATTGTCGCTTTATTACCACCTTTTGCAGGAGGATAA
- the cobA gene encoding uroporphyrinogen-III C-methyltransferase encodes MKSLKTPRLTIVGAGPGDVELITLKAIKALEDADVVLYDALVNEELLQYATNAEIVFVGKRLGCHAYTQDQINELIVSMANRYGHVVRLKGGDPFIFGRGSEEIEYAEQYNLETAMVPGISSALGVPASVGISLTQRQIAESFWVITGTTSNHELSKDVHLASKSAATVVILMGMHKLEEIIAIYHENRKDDLPIAIIQNGTKNTEQKVVGTISSIAKLVSENKISSPAIIVIGEVVKNTSRLTSYFQEHFDDEFIFQNLNLK; translated from the coding sequence ATGAAAAGCTTAAAAACTCCCAGATTAACAATTGTAGGCGCAGGTCCTGGAGATGTTGAACTAATTACTTTAAAAGCAATAAAAGCGCTTGAAGATGCTGATGTAGTTTTGTATGATGCATTAGTTAATGAAGAACTATTGCAATATGCAACAAATGCAGAAATTGTTTTTGTGGGCAAACGCTTAGGATGTCACGCTTATACACAAGATCAGATCAATGAATTGATTGTTTCGATGGCAAATCGTTATGGTCATGTTGTACGTTTAAAAGGTGGAGATCCTTTTATTTTCGGACGAGGAAGTGAAGAAATTGAATATGCAGAACAATATAATTTAGAAACTGCAATGGTTCCGGGAATTTCATCAGCTTTGGGTGTTCCGGCTTCGGTTGGAATTAGTTTGACACAACGTCAGATTGCCGAAAGTTTTTGGGTAATTACAGGAACAACTTCTAATCATGAATTATCTAAAGATGTTCATTTAGCCTCAAAATCCGCTGCAACGGTCGTTATTTTGATGGGAATGCATAAATTAGAGGAAATTATAGCTATTTATCATGAGAACCGTAAAGATGATTTGCCAATTGCGATTATTCAAAACGGAACAAAAAATACAGAGCAGAAAGTAGTAGGAACTATAAGTTCAATTGCTAAATTAGTGTCTGAAAATAAGATTTCGTCTCCTGCAATTATTGTAATCGGCGAAGTGGTGAAAAATACATCAAGATTAACATCTTATTTTCAGGAGCATTTTGATGACGAATTTATCTTTCAGAATTTAAATTTAAAATAA
- a CDS encoding molybdenum cofactor guanylyltransferase encodes METLTVFILCGGKSSRMQSEKGLVLFQNKPFIEHIIKAILPITNKIKLVTANKEYDYLPYDKIPDTVTDKGPLGGIYTALSDSETEFNLILSCDIPLISTELLSELISKHNDEAEITVFASESRMHPLIGIYSKKLLSVIKSAIDNDDLKMMNLIAKIPHQIITIEESENFHLTNINSIDELNDLNINLS; translated from the coding sequence ATGGAAACTCTAACAGTATTTATTCTTTGCGGTGGAAAAAGTTCCCGAATGCAGTCAGAAAAAGGACTTGTTTTGTTCCAGAATAAACCATTTATAGAACACATAATTAAGGCTATTTTGCCTATAACAAATAAAATAAAATTAGTAACGGCAAATAAAGAATACGATTATCTGCCTTATGATAAAATTCCGGACACAGTTACAGACAAAGGTCCGTTAGGAGGTATTTATACCGCTTTGTCAGATTCTGAAACCGAGTTTAATTTGATTCTTAGTTGTGATATTCCGTTAATTTCAACCGAATTATTATCAGAACTAATTTCAAAACATAATGACGAAGCTGAAATTACAGTTTTTGCTTCCGAAAGCAGAATGCATCCTTTAATTGGAATTTATTCGAAGAAATTATTATCTGTTATCAAAAGCGCAATTGATAACGATGATTTAAAAATGATGAATTTAATCGCGAAGATTCCGCATCAAATCATCACAATAGAAGAAAGTGAAAACTTTCATTTGACCAATATTAATTCGATTGACGAATTAAACGATCTGAATATCAATTTAAGTTAA
- a CDS encoding sulfite exporter TauE/SafE family protein — protein MQLLSSENILLFSFALIVIAFLYSSVGHGGASGYLALMTIFAFPISIMKPSALLLNLFVSSISFFFYYRMNYFKPKLFYPFAIASVPAAFIGGFVTLDNAIYKIILGAVLVFAALRLFGVFNFKEKEAVQINLPFALAIGFIIGLLSGMLGIGGGIILSPILLFLGWASIKESAAISSLFIFVNSFAGMLGFFLGGKIIPTESFYLVPIAVIGGVLGGFYGSGYFSNKTLKMVLGAVILMASIKLIFP, from the coding sequence ATGCAGTTACTTAGTTCCGAAAATATCCTATTATTCAGTTTTGCTTTAATCGTGATTGCTTTTTTGTATTCTAGTGTTGGGCACGGCGGAGCATCAGGATATTTAGCGTTGATGACCATTTTTGCATTTCCAATTTCAATAATGAAACCATCGGCTTTATTGCTTAATTTGTTTGTTTCGAGTATTTCGTTTTTCTTTTATTACCGAATGAATTATTTCAAGCCAAAGTTGTTTTATCCGTTTGCAATTGCATCAGTTCCAGCGGCGTTTATTGGCGGATTTGTGACTTTAGATAATGCGATTTATAAAATTATTTTGGGTGCTGTATTGGTTTTTGCAGCATTAAGATTATTTGGAGTATTTAATTTTAAAGAAAAAGAAGCAGTTCAGATAAACTTACCTTTTGCATTAGCGATTGGTTTTATAATAGGATTATTATCTGGAATGTTAGGTATTGGCGGAGGAATTATCCTGAGTCCTATTTTATTGTTTTTAGGATGGGCTTCGATAAAAGAATCGGCTGCAATATCAAGTTTATTCATTTTTGTGAATTCATTTGCAGGAATGTTGGGTTTCTTTCTGGGCGGAAAAATAATTCCCACAGAGAGTTTTTATTTAGTTCCGATTGCCGTTATTGGAGGAGTTTTAGGCGGATTTTACGGAAGTGGTTATTTCTCTAACAAAACATTAAAAATGGTTTTAGGAGCAGTAATTTTAATGGCAAGTATAAAATTGATTTTTCCATAA
- the glp gene encoding gephyrin-like molybdotransferase Glp: protein MIQVEQALSIIAENSTNMPIQKIPVRKALGHILAETIYSPINMPPFRQSAMDGYAFIHSERHQYDIVSVSQAGDHSDIKLNPNETVRIFTGAFVPHNADTVVMQEHVMANEKSILITNMPKQYANVRNKGEQIEKEDVVFEANTLITPAAIGFLACLGITEIEVYKKPKVAILVTGNELVKPGKKLPKGKIYESNSVMLEAALQTIGIKKTKVYKVKDNLKATKKALKDILDKYDIVLISGGISVGDYDFVKEALLENGVEELFYKINQRPGKPMFFGSKKETLVFALPGNPASSLTNFYVYVYPAIKNRMGFSDTHLPKIVRKLNSGFTNTTGKTLFLKALYDQTNVTILEGQSSAMLNTFAIANSLLIVPNDTETLKKGQLVTLLPID, encoded by the coding sequence ATGATCCAAGTTGAACAAGCATTATCAATTATTGCAGAGAATAGCACAAACATGCCAATTCAGAAAATACCGGTGCGTAAAGCATTGGGTCACATTTTGGCAGAAACAATTTATTCTCCCATCAACATGCCGCCATTTCGGCAATCGGCAATGGATGGATATGCTTTTATTCACAGCGAAAGACATCAGTATGACATTGTTAGTGTTTCGCAGGCAGGAGATCATTCTGATATAAAACTGAATCCAAACGAAACAGTCCGTATTTTTACAGGTGCTTTTGTACCTCATAATGCTGATACTGTAGTGATGCAGGAACATGTAATGGCAAATGAAAAATCAATTTTGATTACTAATATGCCTAAGCAATATGCAAATGTTCGAAATAAAGGAGAACAAATAGAGAAAGAAGATGTAGTCTTTGAAGCTAATACTTTGATTACACCTGCAGCAATTGGATTTTTGGCCTGTCTGGGAATTACAGAAATTGAAGTTTATAAAAAGCCAAAAGTTGCCATTTTAGTAACAGGAAATGAATTAGTAAAGCCCGGAAAAAAATTACCAAAAGGGAAAATTTACGAAAGTAATTCAGTTATGTTAGAAGCAGCGCTTCAAACAATTGGGATTAAAAAGACAAAAGTTTATAAAGTAAAAGATAATCTGAAAGCCACTAAAAAAGCGCTTAAAGACATTTTAGATAAATATGATATAGTTTTAATTTCCGGTGGAATTTCTGTTGGAGATTATGATTTTGTAAAAGAAGCATTATTAGAAAATGGAGTAGAAGAGCTTTTTTATAAAATCAATCAGAGACCCGGAAAACCAATGTTTTTTGGATCTAAAAAAGAAACTTTAGTATTTGCATTACCTGGAAACCCAGCTTCGTCACTTACTAATTTTTACGTTTACGTTTATCCTGCGATCAAAAACAGAATGGGATTCTCTGATACTCATTTACCAAAAATCGTTCGAAAATTAAACTCAGGTTTTACCAATACAACCGGAAAGACATTGTTTTTAAAAGCGTTATACGATCAAACAAACGTGACAATTCTAGAAGGACAGAGTTCAGCGATGCTAAATACATTTGCAATTGCAAACAGTTTATTAATTGTTCCAAACGATACAGAAACCTTAAAGAAAGGACAGCTTGTAACTTTATTACCAATTGATTAA
- a CDS encoding DUF6755 family protein, producing the protein MSTFRRSQNRANPNKLNNILSTLIFILILNVSIQIWLLYASLNNALDNNKEILLPAFIASAVLFFIGFAWLYYLPTGNFRKK; encoded by the coding sequence ATGAGTACTTTTAGAAGAAGTCAAAATCGCGCAAATCCCAATAAGCTGAACAATATACTTTCGACACTTATATTTATTTTAATATTAAATGTAAGTATTCAAATTTGGTTGTTATATGCTTCCCTAAATAATGCATTAGATAATAACAAAGAAATATTGTTACCCGCATTTATAGCTTCGGCAGTTCTGTTTTTTATAGGTTTTGCATGGCTATATTACCTGCCAACCGGAAATTTTAGAAAGAAATAG
- a CDS encoding ubiquinol-cytochrome c reductase iron-sulfur subunit, protein MSKEDNLNENWKKDFPIKKQESTQVSRRDFAKFLTFVSGGLMVGSGFVAAKAYLLPSEGVQGEHFICNIEDVPVGGTRGFVIEGSTIPYILIHLESGDFKAYEQKCTHLSCSVFYKPGTGIIHCPCHEGSFDAMTGDVIAGPPPRALPQLDVFFKENKVYVKAHVENKDS, encoded by the coding sequence ATGTCAAAAGAAGATAATTTAAATGAAAACTGGAAAAAAGATTTCCCAATAAAAAAACAAGAATCTACTCAGGTAAGCCGACGTGATTTTGCCAAATTCTTAACCTTTGTTTCTGGAGGATTAATGGTAGGAAGCGGATTTGTTGCTGCAAAAGCTTATTTATTGCCAAGTGAAGGCGTACAGGGAGAACATTTTATTTGCAATATAGAAGATGTACCGGTAGGAGGAACCCGTGGTTTTGTAATTGAAGGCAGTACAATACCTTATATTTTAATACATCTCGAAAGTGGTGATTTCAAAGCATATGAGCAAAAATGTACTCATTTATCTTGCTCCGTTTTCTATAAACCTGGAACCGGAATTATACACTGTCCTTGTCATGAAGGTTCATTTGATGCAATGACTGGCGATGTAATTGCAGGACCGCCACCTAGAGCTTTACCACAATTAGATGTGTTTTTTAAAGAAAACAAAGTCTATGTAAAAGCGCATGTTGAAAATAAAGATAGTTAG
- a CDS encoding 4Fe-4S dicluster domain-containing protein — protein MNLTNFNKNEEFFVDLQRCIGCKACEMACAECETNGQESLISVNYVERSSTIQTTVQVCMHCEDPVCANVCPADAISQDEFGVVHTANTERCIGCSNCVMACPFGVPKKMEEYDLMMKCTMCYDRTSVGKKPMCATVCPSGALFYGTRAEIEEMRPNSSPVNTFIFGKETVNTKVNIMMPKGSNELRIY, from the coding sequence ATGAATTTGACTAATTTTAATAAAAACGAAGAGTTTTTTGTAGATCTGCAACGCTGTATTGGTTGTAAAGCCTGCGAAATGGCTTGTGCAGAATGTGAAACTAACGGACAGGAATCCCTAATTAGCGTAAACTATGTCGAGCGTTCTTCAACAATTCAAACTACTGTACAAGTTTGTATGCATTGCGAAGATCCTGTATGTGCAAATGTTTGCCCTGCAGATGCAATTTCGCAAGATGAATTTGGAGTTGTTCATACCGCAAATACAGAAAGATGTATTGGTTGTTCAAACTGTGTTATGGCATGTCCATTTGGAGTACCTAAAAAAATGGAAGAATATGATTTGATGATGAAGTGTACTATGTGTTACGATAGAACAAGTGTCGGTAAAAAACCAATGTGTGCAACAGTTTGTCCAAGTGGAGCTTTGTTTTACGGAACAAGAGCTGAAATTGAAGAAATGAGACCTAATAGTTCTCCAGTCAATACATTCATCTTTGGAAAAGAAACAGTCAATACTAAAGTAAATATTATGATGCCTAAAGGCAGTAATGAATTAAGAATATATTAA